aaattgattcatttaaataaattatcactcatcattaaaatgagttaaaattaaaagtgatttataatgatgagtgataattagtaaagtatataatatttttatacaaaataattttttaacatagGTCAATCTTTACTGCTTCTATTTCTCCATGTTTGGTGGTTATGATGTTTGGAAAGAGAGATTAAGGTCAATGATTTTTACTTGGGTCACACTCATTGTACCAATGTCCTTGAATTGAAATCAttgtattagtaaaatatagtAATCACATGTAACACACATAAGAACAAGATAAGTACAAACTTTTAAGTTGATTCCACGATGGTCTGGACAGCACATTCTTAAATTTAACTAATCCAATCTCTTTCCCACGTCTTGACCATGTTCACTTCTCAACGATCATACACGAATGTGCATATATAAGCGCTTTTTGGCAAGGAAATTGCAGAACTAAACAAACAATGGGGAAAGAAAATGAGAAAGTTGTGCTTTTGGATTTCTGGGCAAGTCCTTACGCCATGAGGACGAAGATTGCCTTGAGAGAGAAAGGAGTCGAGTTCGAGACTCAACAAGAAGACTTGTGGAACAAGAGTGAGCTCTTGCTGAAATCAAACCCTGTTCACAAGAAAGTCCCTGTCCTTATCCATGGCGGCAAACCCGTCTCTGAATCTCTCGTTCAGGTTCAGTACATCGACGAGACGTGGACTGATGCTGCTTCTTTCTTGCCCTCTGATCCTCAAGCCAGAGCCAATGCAAGGTTCTGGGCTGATTTCGCCGAGAAAACGGTACTTAACTGCAACATGTTTCAATTTCATTTCCTCTGTTTTGTGCTGCTTGCTTGTGTTTTTCATTATGGTTCAATCCATTATGCAGATATCGTTTGAAGGAGGAAGAAAGATTTGGGGAAACAACAAAggagaagaacaagagaaaggCAAGAAGGTGTTTCTTGACAGCTTGAAGGTTCTTGAAGCTGAGCTTGGAGACAAGCCTTACTTTGGAGGAGAGACATTTGGTTATGTTGACATCGCTCTTGTCCCATTCTACAGTTGGTTCTATTCACTCGAGAAATGTGGTGATTTTTCTGTGGAAGCTGAGTGTCCTAAGATCGTGGCTTGGGGAAAGAGATGTGTTGAACGCGACAGTGTTGCTGCTTCGTTGCCTGAATCTGAGATAGTGTATCAGCAAGTGCTTAAGCTCAGACAGATTTTCGGTGTTGAATAAATGCGAAAATTGCATTCTGAACATCTTTGAATCTTGTCTTTTTAAGTTTCCGTGTTGCAAGTGTTTATTGTTGTTCTTTTGAGAAATAAACTGGCTgtcttttttttctggtttatgATCCATCTGTTCGATCATaatgtttttatctttattagtttttgtgacacccgtcacctccTATCTGGAGGACAACGTGTCACTCCCGACGCGTCATCATACAACAATGTGGCACCCGTCTCCTTCTCACTAAGGACGACGGGCCACCAACAATATCCCGTAATATAAAAGTCCATAAACCCAATTTCACTCACCCAAGCCCAAATAAAAATCCGAAGGAAAAGTCCAGTAGCACCAAGTTCGTCCAAATATCACATAGTTGTTTGTCTCACCTGAAATGGGGAAgagtgaggggtgagcgacaggggaatcgctcagtgaggtatgggatgccaccccgaagtccatgaacccggacatagcactccgaataaatataaattatttctaacacatgtcaaacacagtacctaaagtacccaagcaacaaacaatggtcctagcgaggtgcacactcgctgcccactaacaggccaaagaCATAACACAGCTCGAGATAGTGCTCGGACACtgcccgtagacgatttatcgacactCCCAGGCTACagctcaaccggtcgactatAATTGGCCGTAACCtccatacaatccggcatacaACAGTCCATCTATGTATTCGTCTCCAAACAATCCTAGCTAAGAATTGACATTAagtgaaacaatcaatgttgaatcatctaaccccctagttccggtttaagcaaagaacctaaaaactaaaaaagcaatgacagactcgatttcacacagacggaacacattagaaataaattatacttattcgaggtcctaagccgtgtaCGAGAAGTTCGGGAGTTGACCCTCACCTTAGAAATAGAAAAGTAGTGTCTacgaactccagctgctcaaatagaTTTcatatctgaaatcagatcgaaattctgGGTCacaacgcctttcgaacggtcaAAAATGGATTTGTTCAAAGTTTATGGAAAAGTCAACCCGCCGGTCAAAGTCAACCAGATCAAGCTTTGACCAGAAATCGATTTGActaaaccgaccggtttaccctaactaaaccgaaatcaatttaaaccggtcaaaccagtcaaCCAactggtttacagagtcaaccgagttgactcgctgagttgactcggccgagttgaccgagtcaccggcgagtcaccggtgACGGTCACCGGGGGCAACAGCGGAGGGCGGCGGCGTCTTACCGGAACGTtcgccggcggcgacggcggaggaCAGCGACGGTGAGGCGGCGatccggcggcgacggcggaggaCGGCCACAGTGAGGCGGCGATCCGGTGGTAACGAGCGGTGGTCCAGCGGCGGAGCACGGCGACGCAGAGGTGGAAGACGGCGGCGGCGACGATTCCCGGCGGTGGCGCGTGGACGGCACGCGCTTGGACGGCGAAACTTGCGGGGGCGCGTGCGAGCTCATCCGGGCTCCGATTCCAGCAAGGTCGGCGgctacggcttcgtctcgacgagaggaacgCTATGGTGGGGGTTGCATGCACGAAATTCGCAACGGTTAGAGAGTTATTGACGAATTACTAAACGGACGAAACTAAGCTTAACTGCATGGCAGTTTTCCGGCGGTTTCTTGCTGCCGGGAACGGTGGTGACGAGCTCAACGTCGACTCTGCATGTGGTAGCTCCGGAGACGATCTCAGGTGGTGCaatctccacttcttctctctctctctctctctctctctctctctctctctctctctctctctctctctctctctctctctcaactaCTGATTTCTTTTTCTTGCAGGAAAACAAGCTACTGGAACTGGAGATGTGAGTATTTATAGACAAACATTTCGGGGCTTCGGGTATTGCTTGGGCCTTAACCAGATAACGAGTTCGGATACCTGAATCGAGTCGTTACAATTGTCCCCCACTAACAatgaattcgtccccgaattcaagTTATCGGCTAATTGTCCAATTCATCGCAACAAAGTTCTGAATAATCAAGCTGCTCGGTCTTTTAATCCTCTTCTTGAATACCATCTCTTTCCCATCAAATCTGACAAGCACGGTCGACATTCCCCGTACTGTTGACACTTGATGATCCATAATTTCCAATAGCTGATAAGGTGCATACAATCTCCCTGCGGTGATTTGACGTCTGCTGCAAAATAACTCTGGTTCTCCTTCAACTTTTCTCAATGCTGACACATGAACCACGTCGTGGAAATTTGATACACTGCTGATAAAATAACTGCAAGCAGCTGCTCATATCCGCTCCACTGAAGGATACAATCCCATGTACCTTGGTTTAAGCTGTTTTAGCTTCTGAGTCTTAGATGCTCTCTGAAATTTCCTTATATTCAGGTATACTAGATCGCCCATATGTAACTCCAAACCCTTACGGCGCTTTGCTGCATAACTTTCTCTGACGGCTATGGGCTTTCTAAAGCCAATCTTTGAGCATGTCCATTTGCTCTACCGTTTCTTGAACCATTAATAGTTCTAACTCATGTCGCTCCCCCAATTtggtccaacaaagtggtatatGATGAGGCCTACCATAAACAGCCTCAGACGGTCCATCTCAATGCTTGAATGATAACTGTCGATATATGCAAACTCTATTAGAGGTAGATGCTTTTCGAACTTCCATCCCATTGGAAGACGCAATCGCGGAACTGTAGGAGCTGAATGACTCCAAAATGTAGAGGTGAACTTCGAATCCCAATCCGATACAATGCTGACAAGAGTTCCATGCAATTTCACAATCACGCTGATGTAAATCTGCGCCGACTGATCAGCTCTCTCTGCCTTCTAAATTACTTCGAAAATAGACTGACTTGGTAAGTCTATCCGTGACTACCCATGTGGCATCCTTTCCACATATGGTGATTTAAAAATCCAGTAACAAcatccacaatcaccattgttggggtcgaaaacagttacgacgaagttaac
This Brassica napus cultivar Da-Ae chromosome C6, Da-Ae, whole genome shotgun sequence DNA region includes the following protein-coding sequences:
- the LOC106443108 gene encoding glutathione S-transferase U28, which translates into the protein MGKENEKVVLLDFWASPYAMRTKIALREKGVEFETQQEDLWNKSELLLKSNPVHKKVPVLIHGGKPVSESLVQVQYIDETWTDAASFLPSDPQARANARFWADFAEKTISFEGGRKIWGNNKGEEQEKGKKVFLDSLKVLEAELGDKPYFGGETFGYVDIALVPFYSWFYSLEKCGDFSVEAECPKIVAWGKRCVERDSVAASLPESEIVYQQVLKLRQIFGVE